From a region of the Streptomyces venezuelae genome:
- a CDS encoding NUDIX domain-containing protein has product MPAHLKDSHCSTCGAQYATPEWPRTCAACGATAYRNPLPVAVTLLPVEDADGSGLVVITRTIEPALGGVALPGGFIDFGEDWRDAMVRELFEETGITAPASEVVLADALSSPAGHLLLFGLLPPRPAAELPASKATDETTGWHILRTPSVLAFPLHTQAAASWFAGKYA; this is encoded by the coding sequence ATGCCGGCACACCTGAAGGACTCGCACTGCTCCACCTGCGGAGCGCAGTACGCCACCCCCGAGTGGCCCCGTACCTGCGCGGCCTGCGGGGCGACCGCCTACCGCAATCCGCTCCCGGTGGCCGTCACCCTCCTCCCGGTCGAGGACGCGGACGGTTCCGGGCTCGTGGTGATCACCCGCACCATCGAACCGGCCCTCGGCGGCGTCGCCCTCCCCGGTGGCTTCATCGACTTCGGTGAGGACTGGCGCGACGCGATGGTCCGGGAACTCTTCGAGGAGACCGGCATCACGGCACCTGCCTCCGAGGTCGTCCTGGCCGACGCCCTGAGCTCCCCGGCGGGCCACCTCCTCCTCTTCGGCCTCCTCCCGCCCCGCCCGGCCGCGGAACTGCCCGCCTCGAAGGCGACGGACGAGACCACGGGCTGGCACATCCTGCGCACGCCGTCGGTGCTGGCCTTCCCCCTGCACACCCAGGCGGCGGCGTCCTGGTTCGCCGGGAAGTACGCCTGA
- a CDS encoding DUF962 domain-containing protein produces the protein MTFTSYEEFWPYYVAMHSRAATRWIHLTGTLTGLAVTAYGLARGRRRYLAALPLIGYGTAWPAHFLIEGNNPATFGHPAWSLRGDTQMIRMMLAGRDAELGEIAQKWLAENPCQGRPPVADS, from the coding sequence ATGACATTCACCTCGTACGAGGAATTCTGGCCGTACTACGTCGCGATGCACTCGCGCGCCGCCACCCGCTGGATCCATCTCACCGGCACCCTCACCGGTCTGGCCGTGACCGCCTACGGGCTGGCGCGCGGCCGCCGGCGGTACCTCGCCGCCCTGCCCCTGATCGGCTACGGGACCGCCTGGCCGGCGCACTTCCTGATCGAGGGGAACAACCCGGCCACCTTCGGACATCCCGCGTGGTCTCTGCGCGGGGACACGCAGATGATCCGGATGATGCTGGCCGGGCGCGACGCGGAGCTGGGCGAGATCGCGCAGAAGTGGCTTGCCGAGAACCCGTGTCAGGGCCGTCCGCCCGTGGCAGACTCCTGA
- a CDS encoding Zn-ribbon domain-containing OB-fold protein, producing MARTRTPVVSGWFTEDAPDGGGFRLLGTRCSACTAVFFPREDTYCRNPHCPGGGELAEVPLSPRGRVWSYTDGRYRPPAPYVSDPAVPWEPYTLVAVELEAEGMVVLGQAAPGVGVADLAVGMEVEVVGGVLNEEAGTAEASGAPGASGTVWTTWQFRPVGGAE from the coding sequence GTGGCACGCACACGCACACCCGTCGTGAGCGGGTGGTTCACCGAGGACGCACCGGACGGCGGCGGCTTCCGGCTGCTCGGCACCCGGTGCTCGGCCTGTACTGCGGTGTTCTTCCCGCGCGAGGACACGTACTGCCGCAATCCGCACTGCCCCGGCGGTGGTGAACTCGCCGAGGTGCCGCTCTCCCCCCGGGGCCGGGTCTGGTCCTACACCGACGGGCGCTACCGGCCTCCCGCGCCGTACGTGTCCGACCCGGCCGTGCCCTGGGAGCCGTACACGCTGGTCGCGGTGGAGCTGGAGGCCGAGGGGATGGTGGTGCTGGGACAGGCCGCACCCGGGGTGGGGGTCGCGGATCTCGCCGTCGGAATGGAGGTCGAGGTGGTCGGGGGCGTACTGAACGAGGAAGCGGGGACCGCCGAAGCCTCCGGAGCCCCCGGAGCCTCCGGGACCGTCTGGACCACCTGGCAGTTCCGTCCGGTGGGAGGGGCCGAATGA